The proteins below are encoded in one region of Sandaracinaceae bacterium:
- a CDS encoding glycosyltransferase produces MADPQILIVPTHPGVQYHFCRSGLPIHFLGHWDQFHYWRPQPANVVNVLPKFEDAHLAFEPEDYARLLDAPATGWPDRYDTAWLMFNWQVKLFWDRPGKKLFRVAKVRELPEAHWAELLERDDFTVASFYPNTVAWLKERFGVDVPYVPLGLDPDEYLPATGEDGNILSIIHSYADRGWHHHLWKEAVEGLPLLHVDHLNPEQEVYEYADLMRALRRARLYLHDGEQEYTITLIEAMMTGLPLVSFRIPGIERYVEHGVNGFVGESAAEIREHCQLLLSDDALAAKMGAASREKATREFHERRWRDQWQTILREWCRT; encoded by the coding sequence ATGGCGGACCCGCAGATCCTGATCGTGCCCACCCACCCCGGCGTGCAGTATCACTTCTGCCGCTCCGGGCTGCCCATCCACTTCCTCGGGCACTGGGACCAGTTCCACTACTGGCGGCCCCAGCCCGCCAACGTGGTCAACGTGCTGCCGAAGTTCGAGGACGCGCACCTCGCGTTCGAGCCCGAGGACTACGCGCGCCTCCTCGACGCCCCGGCGACCGGCTGGCCCGACCGCTACGACACCGCGTGGTTGATGTTCAACTGGCAGGTGAAGCTCTTCTGGGACCGGCCCGGCAAGAAGCTCTTCCGCGTCGCGAAGGTGCGGGAGCTGCCCGAAGCGCACTGGGCGGAGCTGCTCGAGCGCGACGACTTCACCGTGGCCAGCTTCTACCCGAACACCGTCGCGTGGCTGAAGGAGCGGTTCGGGGTGGACGTGCCCTACGTGCCGCTCGGGCTCGACCCGGACGAGTACCTCCCGGCCACGGGCGAGGACGGCAACATCCTCTCGATCATCCACAGCTACGCCGACCGCGGGTGGCACCATCACCTGTGGAAGGAGGCGGTCGAGGGCCTCCCGCTGCTGCACGTGGACCACCTGAACCCCGAGCAGGAGGTCTACGAGTACGCCGACCTCATGCGCGCCCTGCGACGCGCGCGGCTCTACCTCCACGACGGCGAGCAGGAGTACACGATCACCCTGATCGAGGCGATGATGACCGGCCTGCCGCTGGTCTCCTTCCGCATCCCCGGGATCGAGCGCTACGTGGAGCACGGCGTCAACGGCTTCGTCGGCGAGAGCGCGGCGGAGATCCGCGAGCACTGCCAGCTCCTGCTGAGCGACGACGCGCTCGCCGCGAAGATGGGCGCCGCCAGCCGCGAGAAGGCGACCCGCGAGTTCCACGAGAGGCGCTGGCGCGACCAGTGGCAGACGATCCTCCGCGAGTGGTGCCGGACCTGA
- a CDS encoding alpha/beta hydrolase: MGNAIKRHDVRVSGKGERFMVFAHGFGCDRNMWRHVAPAFEDRFRVVLFDHVGAGSSDPRGWDPKKYDSLDGYATDVVEIAEELGIVDGVFVGHSVSAMIGVLAANRAPERFSQLVLVGPSPRYLNDDAYVGGFSRDDIDGLLDSLESNYLGWSRQMAPAIMGNAERPELGEELANSFCRMDPGIAKRFAEVTFLSDNREDLGKLSARALVMQCADDIIAPEAVGRYVHEAIPDSELVLMKATGHCPNLSAPTETIDVIRAFV, from the coding sequence GTGGGGAACGCGATCAAACGGCACGACGTCCGTGTGTCCGGGAAGGGCGAGCGCTTCATGGTGTTCGCGCACGGGTTCGGCTGCGACCGCAACATGTGGCGACATGTCGCGCCCGCCTTCGAGGACCGCTTCCGGGTCGTGCTCTTCGACCACGTGGGCGCGGGCAGCTCCGATCCGCGCGGCTGGGACCCGAAGAAGTACGACTCGCTCGACGGGTACGCGACCGACGTGGTCGAGATCGCCGAGGAGCTCGGGATCGTCGACGGGGTGTTCGTCGGCCACTCCGTCAGCGCCATGATCGGCGTGCTGGCGGCGAACCGCGCCCCGGAGCGCTTCTCCCAGCTCGTGCTCGTCGGCCCCTCGCCGCGCTACCTGAACGACGACGCCTACGTGGGCGGCTTCTCGCGCGATGACATCGACGGGCTGCTCGACTCGCTCGAGAGCAACTACCTCGGCTGGTCCCGCCAGATGGCCCCCGCGATCATGGGCAACGCGGAACGTCCGGAGCTGGGTGAGGAGCTGGCCAACAGCTTCTGCCGGATGGACCCCGGCATCGCCAAGCGCTTCGCGGAGGTCACGTTCCTCTCGGACAACCGCGAAGACCTCGGGAAGCTCTCGGCGCGAGCGCTCGTGATGCAGTGCGCCGACGACATCATCGCCCCCGAGGCGGTCGGTCGGTACGTACACGAGGCCATCCCCGACAGCGAGCTCGTGCTCATGAAGGCCACGGGCCATTGTCCCAACCTGAGCGCGCCGACAGAGACCATCGACGTGATCCGAGCCTTCGTGTGA